The Corynebacterium pseudopelargi genome contains a region encoding:
- a CDS encoding FadR/GntR family transcriptional regulator, which translates to MPQNAPREDHSVQGRSPQARTHASKTAAQGHGQIQGQGRVEGYVGTTLPSRNPTVIAIEDLIRDQNLTPGDVLPSEAALCDMLGVSRSSVREAMRTLASLDVVETRHGHGSYVGNMSLAPLVNGMVLRLTLNEELALENLSHVVDMRVALDMANAEELARYYQGKPMEKLRGIVQAMAQRFAEGESFAREDFEFHEELTNHLSNPLMREMSLAFWEIHTRVVPVLGLSDPEDVEDTVKAHAKILDALEAGDPARYRELITEHYGPLRRVIEKKRAQARG; encoded by the coding sequence ATGCCTCAGAATGCACCGCGAGAGGATCACAGCGTGCAAGGCCGATCGCCGCAGGCGCGTACTCATGCATCCAAAACGGCAGCACAAGGCCACGGCCAGATACAGGGCCAAGGCCGCGTAGAAGGCTATGTTGGCACCACCTTGCCCTCGCGCAACCCCACGGTGATTGCCATCGAAGATCTCATCCGCGATCAAAACCTCACCCCTGGTGATGTATTGCCTTCAGAGGCAGCGCTGTGCGATATGCTCGGCGTCTCTCGATCCTCGGTGCGCGAGGCGATGCGAACCTTAGCCAGCCTGGATGTGGTGGAAACCCGACACGGCCACGGATCCTATGTGGGCAACATGTCGCTTGCCCCGCTGGTCAACGGCATGGTGTTGAGGCTTACGCTCAACGAGGAACTGGCGCTAGAAAACCTTTCGCACGTTGTGGATATGCGCGTTGCCCTGGATATGGCCAACGCCGAAGAACTTGCGCGCTACTACCAGGGCAAGCCCATGGAAAAACTGCGCGGCATCGTCCAAGCCATGGCGCAGCGCTTTGCAGAAGGCGAGTCTTTTGCGCGCGAAGATTTCGAGTTCCACGAAGAGCTCACCAACCACCTCTCTAATCCCCTCATGCGTGAGATGAGCCTGGCATTTTGGGAGATTCACACCCGGGTCGTACCCGTGCTTGGCTTAAGCGACCCAGAAGATGTGGAAGATACCGTCAAAGCCCACGCCAAGATTCTCGATGCCCTTGAAGCTGGGGATCCAGCACGGTACCGGGAACTGATCACCGAGCACTATGGGCCGCTGCGTCGAGTAATTGAAAAGAAACGCGCCCAGGCACGCGGCTAG
- a CDS encoding N-acetylglucosamine-6-phosphate deacetylase: MQGYERDGALRLSGKILCPDGLVQGEITVRDGRIAEISPQPQAAQPQATQPDQPDQPQTPQPADDLLILPGFADVHNHGGAGESFPTSDQQGCAKAARHHLAHGTTTLLASTVSMREPVLLPQLAQLAELAQEGLIAGIHAEGPFVNACRCGAQDPDAIIDGDPELFAKMIKAAKGYLRSVTLAPETANVEALIDACVEHNVIVSFGHSDADFSRAAQAINYAHQAGATITATHLFNAMPPLHHRNPGVAAALIEAAGRGVASVELIADGVHLSDDAVAMLMASLGPDHITFVSDAMGAAGKADGDYMLGALEVQVRDGVARLRTEDGAPGAIAGGTSRIIDQVRRQVKSGHSLESVVRAATTGHELLGVPTGLKVGNPADLVVCTPGFEVQQVLKRGQLFQPDAQAQGS, from the coding sequence ATGCAAGGTTATGAACGCGATGGGGCGTTAAGGCTTAGCGGTAAAATTCTGTGCCCTGATGGCCTGGTGCAAGGCGAGATCACTGTTCGTGATGGCCGCATCGCCGAAATCTCGCCCCAACCCCAAGCAGCCCAACCCCAAGCAACCCAGCCCGACCAGCCCGACCAGCCCCAAACACCCCAACCCGCCGATGATCTCCTGATCCTCCCCGGCTTTGCCGATGTGCATAACCACGGCGGTGCGGGGGAGTCTTTCCCAACTTCGGATCAACAAGGGTGCGCCAAGGCTGCGCGCCATCACTTAGCGCATGGCACCACCACGCTATTGGCCTCCACCGTGTCGATGCGTGAGCCGGTGCTTTTACCGCAGCTTGCCCAACTTGCAGAGCTCGCCCAGGAGGGGCTGATTGCAGGTATCCACGCAGAGGGGCCTTTTGTGAATGCGTGTCGCTGTGGTGCCCAAGATCCTGACGCCATCATTGACGGCGATCCTGAGCTTTTTGCCAAGATGATCAAGGCCGCAAAGGGCTATTTGCGTTCGGTTACCTTGGCGCCGGAAACGGCAAATGTAGAGGCATTGATCGATGCCTGCGTTGAGCACAATGTGATTGTTTCTTTCGGCCACTCGGATGCTGATTTCAGTCGGGCGGCTCAAGCGATCAATTACGCACATCAGGCCGGCGCCACCATTACTGCCACGCACCTTTTTAATGCGATGCCTCCGCTGCATCACCGTAATCCGGGTGTTGCTGCGGCATTGATTGAGGCTGCAGGCCGCGGTGTTGCTTCGGTGGAGTTGATCGCCGATGGTGTGCATTTAAGTGATGACGCGGTTGCGATGCTCATGGCATCGCTTGGGCCTGATCACATCACATTTGTTTCTGATGCCATGGGTGCAGCAGGTAAGGCCGATGGTGATTACATGCTGGGTGCCCTTGAGGTGCAGGTTCGTGATGGTGTGGCGCGTTTGCGCACCGAAGATGGCGCTCCTGGTGCCATTGCAGGTGGCACTTCGCGGATCATCGATCAGGTTCGCAGGCAGGTGAAGTCAGGGCACAGCTTGGAGTCGGTGGTGCGCGCCGCTACTACCGGCCATGAGCTTTTGGGTGTGCCCACCGGGTTGAAGGTGGGTAATCCTGCAGATCTTGTGGTGTGTACTCCAGGCTTTGAGGTGCAGCAGGTGTTGAAACGTGGCCAGTTGTTTCAGCCCGATGCTCAAGCGCAGGGATCGTAG
- the nagB gene encoding glucosamine-6-phosphate deaminase yields the protein MEIVIVQHKDEAAKIAADIVESYVREGKTLGLATGSTPLGTYQELIRRHREQDLSFRDCQAFLLDEYVGLPRSHEQTYYQTIRREFTSHIDIDDAQVHSPDGTAEHPGEAARAYDRSIGDAGGVDIQILGIGSDGHIGFNEPTSSLQSRTRIKTLHPDTVRDNARFFDDDESKVPHHVMTQGIGTIGEARHLLLLAFGENKAEAIAAMVEGPVSAMCPASALQMHEHVTVIVDTAAASGLKHTQYYNYALENKPTWQAF from the coding sequence ATGGAAATCGTCATTGTTCAGCATAAGGATGAGGCCGCTAAGATCGCGGCGGATATCGTCGAAAGCTATGTGCGTGAAGGAAAAACGCTTGGTCTTGCCACTGGCTCTACGCCTCTTGGCACCTATCAGGAGTTGATTCGGCGCCACCGGGAGCAGGATTTGAGCTTTAGGGATTGCCAGGCTTTCTTACTTGATGAGTACGTGGGGCTTCCCCGCAGCCACGAGCAGACCTATTATCAGACGATTCGCCGGGAGTTTACTTCCCACATTGATATCGACGATGCGCAGGTGCATAGCCCCGATGGCACCGCCGAGCATCCCGGCGAGGCTGCGCGCGCCTATGATCGCTCTATCGGCGATGCCGGTGGCGTGGATATTCAGATTTTGGGCATTGGTTCGGATGGCCACATTGGTTTTAATGAGCCCACCAGTTCGCTGCAAAGCCGCACGCGCATTAAGACCTTGCACCCGGATACCGTGCGCGATAACGCCCGCTTCTTCGATGATGATGAGTCGAAGGTGCCGCACCATGTGATGACTCAGGGCATCGGCACGATTGGCGAGGCCCGCCACCTGCTGCTCTTGGCTTTCGGCGAGAACAAAGCCGAGGCGATTGCGGCGATGGTGGAAGGCCCGGTCTCTGCCATGTGCCCGGCTTCTGCTTTGCAGATGCATGAGCATGTCACGGTGATTGTGGATACCGCTGCCGCCTCCGGGCTCAAGCACACCCAGTACTACAACTACGCCTTGGAAAATAAGCCCACCTGGCAGGCTTTTTAA
- a CDS encoding ABC transporter substrate-binding protein produces the protein MEFFQGRQYQRRQYSRRDFFKLSATIASSAALAGALGACAPKDRVTLGNLPTASPEEIKRDGTIDAAISYELGTNGYDPMTTTSALTIAANWHTLEGLTEIDPASGEVYAALASEIPQGSSTNVKVDLRQGARFHNGQAVTAEDVAYSFERVLNPDNKSLYASFIPFIESVTPAGPQSVNIQLSKAVNLLPERLSVVKIVPKNLVEADAEAFDANPVGTGPYKMTDNGGTSKAVRFERNDDYNGSRPALAKHMVWQVIPDASTRSNAIQSESVQAIDSVPYLSITQLKATSKVESVQGFGLLFAMFNNDPSNPFHDLRNRQAFLYAIDMDKVIEVAMLDQASKPTCFLQKDHPNYHRASTVYDHDEDRARKLFQDSGLRSLRMLCTDHDWVKKCTPLIAQSLKAAGVEVDFIEKKSSDVYNTIDGKPDAYDVVIAPGDPSVFGNDPDLLMRWWYSGDTWTESRMHWKGQPSYTKMQQLLDSALYTQDAKEQQQRWNQCFDLLSDEVPLYPLFHRKTPTAWNPGTLVNFEPISLTGLRFLDVGSTQ, from the coding sequence ATGGAATTTTTCCAAGGTCGCCAGTACCAGCGTCGCCAGTACTCACGGCGAGACTTTTTCAAACTCTCCGCCACCATCGCCTCCTCCGCAGCCCTGGCCGGAGCGCTCGGAGCCTGCGCCCCGAAGGATCGAGTCACCCTCGGCAACCTCCCCACCGCCAGCCCCGAAGAGATCAAACGCGACGGCACCATCGACGCAGCCATCTCCTATGAGCTCGGCACCAATGGCTACGACCCGATGACCACCACCTCTGCCTTAACCATCGCAGCCAACTGGCACACCCTTGAAGGCCTCACAGAAATCGACCCGGCCAGCGGCGAAGTATATGCAGCACTAGCAAGCGAGATCCCTCAAGGTTCCAGCACCAATGTCAAGGTGGATCTACGCCAAGGTGCTCGCTTCCACAACGGCCAGGCAGTTACCGCCGAAGACGTGGCCTACTCCTTCGAGCGCGTACTGAACCCAGATAATAAGTCGCTCTATGCAAGCTTCATCCCCTTTATCGAGTCGGTCACTCCGGCCGGGCCACAGTCGGTCAATATCCAATTAAGCAAGGCCGTGAATCTTTTGCCCGAGCGTCTCTCGGTGGTCAAGATCGTGCCCAAGAACCTTGTAGAGGCCGATGCGGAAGCCTTCGACGCCAACCCTGTTGGCACCGGTCCGTACAAGATGACTGATAACGGCGGCACCTCTAAGGCCGTGCGCTTCGAGCGCAACGATGATTACAACGGTTCGCGCCCGGCACTAGCCAAGCACATGGTCTGGCAAGTCATCCCCGATGCCTCGACTCGTTCTAATGCCATCCAATCAGAGTCGGTTCAAGCCATCGACTCGGTGCCCTATCTTTCAATTACCCAGCTCAAAGCCACCAGCAAGGTGGAATCTGTGCAGGGCTTTGGTTTGTTGTTTGCCATGTTTAACAACGATCCTTCTAACCCCTTCCACGACCTGCGCAATAGGCAGGCATTCCTCTACGCCATTGACATGGACAAGGTGATCGAGGTGGCGATGTTGGATCAGGCCAGCAAGCCCACCTGCTTCCTGCAGAAGGATCACCCCAACTATCATCGCGCCTCCACCGTGTATGACCACGATGAAGATCGCGCACGAAAGCTCTTCCAAGACAGCGGATTGCGTTCTTTAAGGATGTTGTGCACCGACCACGATTGGGTGAAAAAGTGCACCCCGCTGATTGCCCAGTCGCTTAAAGCAGCCGGCGTGGAGGTGGATTTTATAGAGAAGAAGTCTTCGGACGTCTATAACACCATCGACGGCAAACCCGATGCCTACGACGTGGTCATCGCCCCAGGTGATCCCAGCGTATTTGGCAACGACCCCGATCTGCTCATGCGTTGGTGGTACTCCGGTGATACCTGGACCGAATCGCGTATGCACTGGAAAGGCCAGCCCTCCTATACCAAAATGCAGCAGCTCCTCGATAGCGCCCTATATACCCAAGACGCAAAAGAGCAGCAGCAACGCTGGAATCAGTGCTTTGATTTGCTTAGCGACGAAGTGCCGCTTTACCCCTTGTTCCACCGCAAGACCCCTACGGCTTGGAACCCCGGCACGCTTGTGAACTTTGAGCCGATTT
- a CDS encoding HAD family hydrolase: MSQPTPVQLAVFDLAGTTIDDRDEVYRVLRESVEREGARFSDAEFQQWMGTEKQWAIRNLLTIGGVEASEDLVKECFQWFREELGRVYREDPPTPMPEIIEAFAELRSRGIKVGLSTGFSRDITDIILDALGWTSGDAKDCVVDATVAGDEVAQGRPAPDMIQQIMRDTGVEQPEAVISLGDTAVDIQAAKAAKVHSAGVLTGHLTAEDFSAEQAEFILDKAADVVAVVSGPDSLKA, from the coding sequence ATGTCTCAACCCACCCCGGTACAGCTTGCGGTATTCGACCTCGCAGGCACCACCATTGATGACCGCGACGAGGTCTACCGTGTGCTGCGCGAATCCGTAGAACGCGAAGGCGCTAGGTTCTCCGACGCCGAATTTCAGCAGTGGATGGGTACAGAAAAGCAGTGGGCCATTCGCAATTTGCTCACAATCGGCGGTGTGGAAGCCAGCGAAGACCTGGTTAAGGAGTGCTTCCAGTGGTTCCGCGAAGAACTAGGCCGGGTGTACCGCGAGGATCCTCCAACCCCGATGCCGGAGATTATCGAAGCCTTTGCCGAGCTTCGCTCCCGCGGCATCAAGGTCGGTTTGAGCACCGGTTTTTCCCGCGATATCACCGATATCATCCTCGATGCCCTCGGCTGGACCAGCGGAGATGCAAAAGACTGTGTGGTTGATGCAACCGTTGCTGGTGATGAGGTGGCTCAGGGCCGCCCCGCACCCGATATGATCCAGCAGATTATGCGTGATACAGGCGTTGAGCAGCCCGAGGCGGTGATTTCTCTTGGCGATACTGCGGTGGATATTCAGGCAGCCAAAGCCGCGAAAGTCCACTCCGCCGGGGTGCTTACAGGCCATCTAACTGCCGAGGATTTTTCCGCTGAGCAGGCAGAATTCATTTTGGATAAAGCCGCCGATGTTGTAGCGGTGGTCTCCGGTCCAGATTCCTTGAAGGCATAG
- a CDS encoding ROK family protein: protein MHSIGIDIGGTKIAGGIVAEQPTTILRRVQAPTPKEQVIEQVVECIAELINAHDEPIGSIGIGAPGVVDPHSGKVISAGPTMPTWAGTDIRCAVAAAFPNTAIAIHNDVRVMGLGEALYGAGRGYQSALFLSLGTGVGGAIVRNGHLLDSPHHTAGELRCLFGRLPNGQAATIESFAAGPGLTLAYEQAAGEQGLDLREVMRRYHRGDALAYEVIDTHLFALGEAISGFVAAIDVEVLVLGGGVGNIGAPILDPFTRGIRSGGIAPSNTIAVHQAQLGTDAPIIGAAALGARSMSTKNF, encoded by the coding sequence ATGCATTCCATCGGAATCGATATCGGCGGAACAAAAATCGCCGGAGGCATCGTCGCTGAACAACCCACCACCATCCTGCGCCGAGTACAGGCTCCCACCCCAAAAGAGCAGGTAATTGAGCAAGTAGTCGAGTGCATCGCTGAGTTGATCAACGCCCACGACGAGCCCATCGGCAGCATCGGCATTGGCGCCCCAGGGGTGGTAGACCCTCACAGCGGCAAAGTGATTTCTGCCGGGCCAACCATGCCCACCTGGGCAGGAACCGATATCCGCTGCGCTGTGGCAGCAGCCTTCCCGAACACTGCCATTGCCATTCACAACGACGTGCGAGTGATGGGTCTTGGCGAGGCACTCTATGGCGCAGGCCGCGGCTATCAAAGCGCGCTGTTTCTCAGCCTCGGCACCGGGGTGGGAGGCGCCATTGTGAGAAATGGACACCTCTTAGACTCTCCCCACCACACCGCAGGAGAACTCCGGTGCCTATTTGGCAGGCTGCCCAATGGTCAAGCAGCCACCATCGAATCTTTTGCCGCAGGCCCTGGACTCACGCTCGCCTACGAGCAAGCCGCAGGCGAACAAGGCCTAGATCTACGCGAAGTCATGCGCCGCTACCACCGCGGCGATGCCTTGGCCTATGAGGTAATTGATACCCACCTTTTTGCCCTCGGCGAGGCAATCAGCGGCTTTGTTGCAGCCATCGACGTTGAAGTCTTGGTGCTCGGCGGGGGAGTCGGCAATATTGGTGCGCCCATCCTTGACCCTTTTACTCGGGGAATAAGAAGTGGCGGCATTGCCCCCAGCAACACCATCGCTGTGCACCAAGCCCAACTCGGCACCGACGCCCCCATCATTGGCGCTGCAGCCCTGGGTGCTCGCAGCATGAGCACGAAAAACTTTTAA
- a CDS encoding zinc-binding dehydrogenase, which produces MKHQLLPKALDSTALAMVWRGGTSFEPTVMEVPQLLPGESLVRLSTSTICQSDRHTLSGHRDSPCPSVLGHEGVGRIVASNEGTDCNGTPLAEGDRVVWSVIAACGHCDRCESGLKAKCRHLQKVGHEPITSSWALSGTYASHMVLRPGQSVIRIDDHLPDPIAATAGCAAATVIAAFDAVGCHTLGSAALAGKRVLIQGVGMLGLYAVQAAQLFGANEIIAADPNPTRLGLARRWGATTLPAVHRDDLRVDLALDFSGAPQGVEAAIQSLGIGATAVLVGSVFPSPATAIDPQWLVRGWRSIRGVHNYEPHHLGPAVELLKHCAAQQSWDGVFGTTTPLRQIATCFSQQHQSNTHRPLRSIIDCQ; this is translated from the coding sequence ATGAAGCATCAACTCCTGCCAAAGGCCCTCGATTCCACAGCACTTGCGATGGTGTGGCGCGGCGGCACAAGCTTTGAGCCCACCGTAATGGAAGTACCTCAGCTTCTGCCTGGCGAAAGCCTGGTGCGGCTTTCTACCAGTACGATCTGCCAATCAGATCGGCACACCCTCAGCGGGCATCGCGATTCGCCGTGCCCTTCGGTGTTAGGCCACGAAGGGGTAGGCAGGATCGTTGCCAGCAATGAGGGAACAGATTGTAACGGCACGCCGCTGGCTGAAGGCGATCGCGTGGTGTGGTCGGTGATCGCTGCCTGCGGCCACTGCGATCGTTGCGAAAGTGGGCTCAAAGCAAAATGTCGCCACCTGCAGAAGGTGGGACACGAGCCCATCACATCCTCGTGGGCACTGTCTGGCACATACGCCAGCCACATGGTGCTTCGCCCTGGTCAAAGCGTCATCCGCATCGATGATCATCTGCCTGATCCCATCGCTGCCACCGCCGGCTGCGCCGCAGCAACGGTGATAGCGGCCTTTGATGCCGTAGGCTGCCACACACTCGGCAGCGCTGCGCTGGCCGGGAAACGGGTGCTGATCCAAGGCGTGGGCATGCTCGGGCTCTATGCAGTACAGGCAGCGCAACTGTTTGGCGCCAATGAGATCATCGCCGCAGATCCGAACCCCACTCGCCTTGGGTTGGCTCGTCGCTGGGGTGCAACCACACTGCCAGCAGTACATCGTGATGATCTGCGCGTAGATCTGGCGCTGGATTTTTCAGGGGCACCACAAGGAGTGGAGGCAGCCATCCAATCGCTGGGTATTGGCGCAACAGCAGTGCTGGTAGGAAGCGTGTTTCCATCACCTGCTACAGCCATAGACCCGCAGTGGCTGGTTCGCGGATGGCGCAGCATCCGTGGAGTGCACAATTACGAGCCACACCACTTAGGCCCTGCAGTTGAGCTTCTTAAGCACTGCGCAGCACAGCAATCCTGGGATGGGGTATTTGGCACCACAACCCCGCTGCGCCAGATAGCCACATGTTTTTCACAACAGCACCAAAGCAATACCCACCGCCCATTGCGCAGCATTATTGATTGCCAATAG
- a CDS encoding N-acetylmannosamine-6-phosphate 2-epimerase translates to MNAEAFFEQVRDSLIVSAQAPDGHVLRHTPTIAMLAKAAEAGGATAIRCGGYGGVADIQAVREAVSVPVIGLSKEGDTGVYITPSVKSVQAVAKAGADVVAIDATQRPRPDGSTFAQQVAAAHECGVLAMADIATADEALAAHQAGADLISTTLAGYTEHREKTTGPDLELIREIRALLARECPGQSVFLIGEGRFHTPEQVAQGRKAGADAIIVGTAITDTAWITQQFAAQAGA, encoded by the coding sequence ATGAACGCCGAAGCATTCTTTGAACAAGTTCGCGATTCACTCATCGTTTCTGCCCAAGCACCTGATGGCCACGTGCTTCGCCACACCCCCACGATTGCCATGTTGGCCAAGGCAGCCGAAGCAGGTGGAGCCACCGCCATTCGATGCGGCGGCTATGGCGGTGTGGCTGATATCCAAGCGGTGCGCGAAGCGGTGTCGGTGCCCGTGATCGGGCTGAGCAAAGAAGGCGACACCGGGGTGTATATCACCCCTAGTGTCAAAAGCGTCCAGGCCGTGGCAAAGGCGGGGGCAGACGTGGTCGCTATCGACGCCACCCAACGTCCAAGGCCAGATGGCTCCACCTTCGCCCAACAGGTAGCAGCGGCGCACGAGTGTGGTGTTTTGGCTATGGCCGATATCGCCACCGCCGATGAAGCACTCGCAGCCCACCAGGCAGGCGCAGACCTGATCTCCACCACGCTTGCCGGTTATACCGAGCACCGCGAAAAGACCACCGGCCCAGATCTTGAGCTGATCCGCGAAATCCGCGCGCTGCTGGCACGTGAATGCCCAGGCCAATCGGTGTTCCTTATTGGCGAGGGGCGCTTCCACACCCCCGAGCAAGTAGCGCAAGGGAGGAAAGCCGGTGCCGATGCCATCATCGTTGGTACCGCGATTACCGATACCGCTTGGATTACCCAGCAGTTCGCAGCGCAGGCAGGTGCATAA